In one window of Gossypium hirsutum isolate 1008001.06 chromosome A01, Gossypium_hirsutum_v2.1, whole genome shotgun sequence DNA:
- the LOC107947201 gene encoding probable 26S proteasome non-ATPase regulatory subunit 3, protein MTQDVEMKEQPAPSNSVPSSSPFTLHHLKEIASLIETGAYDREARRILRAIRLTMALRRKLKASVLSSFLSFALTPGSEAFTRLSSYLPKEDENEMEVDTATSTAQPPAKHSLPELEIYCYLLVLIFLIDQKKYDEAKACSSASISRLKNLNRRTLDVLAARLYFYYSLCYELTGTLSEIRSNLLALHRIATLRHDELGQETLLNLLLRNYLHYNLYDQAEKLRSKAPRFEAHSNQQFCRYLFYLGKIRTIQLEYTDAKECLLQAARKAPVAALGFRVQCNKWAIIVRLLLGEIPERTVFMQKGMEKALRPYFELTNAVRIGDLELFRSVAEKFSTTFSSDRTHNLIVRLRHNVIRTGLRNISISYSRIALADVAKKLRLDSVADAESIVAKAIRDGAIDATLDHSNGCMLSKETGDIYSTTEPQTAFNSRIAFCLNMHNEAVRALRFPPNSHKEKESAEKRRERQQQEQELAKHIAEEDDDEF, encoded by the exons ATGACTCAAGATGTGGAGATGAAAGAGCAACCAGCTCCGTCCAATTCCGttccttcctcttctcctttcacTTTGCACC ATTTGAAGGAAATTGCGTCTCTGATTGAGACCGGTGCTTATGACCGTGAAGCTCGCCGTATTTTGAGGGCTATACGACTTACAATGGCTTTAAGACGGAAGTTGAAGGCATCCGTGCTTTCCTCTTTCCTCAGTTTCGCTCTTACCCCTGGATCCGAGGCCTTCACTCGTCTTTCTTCTTATCTTCCTAAG GAAGATGAGAATGAGATGGAAGTCGACACTGCAACCTCCACAGCTCAACCTCCTGCTAAGCATTCCTTGCCAGAGCTAGAAATCTACTGCTATTTGCTTGTCCTGATATTTCTGATTGATCAAAAGAAATATGATGAG GCAAAGGCATGTTCCTCTGCAAGCATTTCTCGGCTGAAGAATTTGAACAGGAGGACTCTCGATGTTCTAGCTGCTAGGCTGTACTTTTATTACTCTCTTTGCTATGAACTCACTGGTACTCTTTCTGAAATTAGGAG TAACCTTCTAGCCCTGCACCGGATTGCAACATTGCGCCATGACGAGCTGGGTCag GAGACTCTTCTTAACCTGCTACTTCGCAATTACCTCCATTACAATTTGTATGACCAAGCTGAGAAACTGAGATCAAAGGCACCTAGATTTGAAGCTCACTCAAACCAACAG TTTTGCCGCTACCTCTTTTACTTGGGGAAGATTAGGACAATTCAATTGGAGTACACAGATGCCAAAGAATGTCTCCTCCAAGCTGCTAGGAAAGCTCCTGTTGCAGCCCTTGGTTTTCGGGTTCAATGCAACAAATGGGCTATCATTGTTCGATTACTGCTTGGAGAAATCCCCGAGAGGACTGTTTTTATGCAGAAAGGCATGGAGAAAGCATTGAGGCCATACTTTGAACTGACAAAT GCTGTCCGCATTGGTGATTTGGAGCTTTTCAGATCTGTTGCTGAGAAGTTCTCAACTACTTTCAGTTCAGACCGGACCCATAACTTGATTGTTAGGCTGCGGCATAATGTCATTCGGACTGGGCTACGCAACATAAGTATCTCATATTCTCGCATTGCACTGGCTGATGTTGCCAAGAAGCTTAGATTGGACTCTGTTGCCGATGCTGAGAGCATAGTAGCCAAGGCAATCAGAGATGGAGCAATCGATGCAACATTGGATCATTCAAATGGATGTATGCTGTCCAAGGAGACGGGCGACATCTACTCTACAACTGAGCCTCAAACGGCATTCAACTCTAGGATTGCTTTCTGCCTCAATATGCATAACGAGGCTGTGCGTGCACTTCGGTTCCCACCAAACTCCCACAAGGAGAAAGAAAGTGCTGAGAAGAGGAGAGAAAGACAACAACAGGAGCAAGAGCTTGCAAAGCACATTGCAGAGGAAGATGACGACGAGTTTTAG